A single region of the Serinus canaria isolate serCan28SL12 chromosome 1, serCan2020, whole genome shotgun sequence genome encodes:
- the LOC127059640 gene encoding uncharacterized protein LOC127059640: MERGCSARLPLPWVGERRLAPGAAGTGRPPVPARARPAGHAGCAARDAGAGGGRGGGGRHVSRRAEGRPPALGQGSPWRRRELPVVAAVPRRHGSRGVRWACARQRSGVRVRVKCAPRTTAAFLSAPLNISKHPHSSPAFPRSPLNEELPLLPRWLCVHCNLPQVTEADSKAGSCKECHGKEHGVLVDYQKISEDKEYGVGYLENKAASML; this comes from the exons ATGGAGCGGGGATGCAGCGCCCGGCTTCCTCTGCCCTGGGTAGGGGAGCGGCGTTTGGCCCCGGGCGCTGCAGGGACGGGCCGCCCGCCTGTGCCCGCCCGTGCCCGCCCCGCCGGTCACGCGGGGTGCGCGGCACGGGATGCGGGAGCCGGCGGCGGgaggggcggcggggggcggcaCGTGTCCCGCCGGGCGGAGGGGCGGCCGCCCGCCTTGGGCCAGGGGAGTCCCTGGAGGAGGCGAGAGCTCCCGGTCGTGGCGGCGGTGCCTCGGCGCCATGGGAGCCGAGGCGTGCGCTGGGCCTGTGCCCGCCAGCGGAGCGGGGTGCGGGTGAGGGTTAAGTGCGCCCCGAGAACAACAGctgcctttctctctgctcccctAAACATCAGCAAACATCCCCATTCCTCACCCGCTTTCCCGCGTTCTCCGCTAAACGAAGAACTACCACTACTCCCAAGATGGCTTTGTGTACATTGTAACCTCCCGCAAG TCACTGAGGCTGATAGCAAAGCTGGAAGCTGTAAGGAATGCCATGGGAAAGAACATGGAGTTCTAGTGGACTACCAGAAAATTTCTGAAG aTAAAGAATATGGTGTTGGATATTTGGAGAACAAAGCTGCTTCCATGCTttaa
- the MSL3 gene encoding male-specific lethal 3 homolog isoform X3, which produces MTSRGMKFKFHRGERVLCFEPDPTKAKVLYDAKIVDIVVGKDEKGRKIPEYLIHFNGWNRSWDRWAAEDHVLRDTDENRRLQRKLARKAVARMRRKGRKKRRCRLPGVDSVLKSLPAEENDESSENSISSSSSDDTDEGTDEEIKSEESDIDERTEMKEEQDTHTKRDMEERAISIEIPEVLKKKLEEDCYYINRRKRLVKLPCQTNIITILESYVKHFAINAAFSANERSRHHQMTPHANMNLHYVPPEKNVELCKEMVDGLRITFDFTLPLILLYPYEQAQFKKVTSSKFFLPIKENSTNTNRSQEELSPSPPLLNPPTPQSTDSQPTTGEPATPKRRKAEPEILQSLRRSTRHSSNCDRLSESSASPQPKRRHLDTPASMPKLFLHLEKKTPVHSGSSSPITLTPSKEGSTVFTGFEGRRNNELNEVLSWKLMPENYPPSDQPPPPSYIYGSQHLLRMFVKLPEILGKMCFPDKNLKALVKHFEMFLRFLAEYHDDFFPESAYVAACEAYYSTKNPRAIY; this is translated from the exons ATGACCTCGCGGGGAATGAAATTTAAGTTCCATCGGGGAGAGAGAGTTCTCTGCTTCGAGCCTGACCCCACCAAAGCCAAAGTGCTCTATGATGCCAAG ATTGTTGATATTGTTGTTGGAAAAGatgagaaaggcagaaagattCCAGAATATCTGATCCATTTTAATGGTTGGAACAGAAG CTGGGATAGATGGGCAGCTGAAGATCATGTTCTTCGGGATACAGACGAAAACCGCAGATTACAACGTAAATTGGCACGGAAGGCTGTGGCTCGCAT gagaagaaagggaagaaagaagagacGCTGCAGGTTGCCTGGTGTTGACTCTGTGTTAAAAAGCCTTCCTGCTGAAGAAAATGATGAGAGTAGCGAAAACT CTATAAGTAGTTCTTCTTCTGATGACACTGATGAAGGAAcagatgaagaaataaagaGTGAAGAAAGTGACATAGATGAGAGGACAGAAATG AAAGAAGAACAAGACACTCATACAAAAAGGGACATGGAAGAAAGAGCAATAAGCATAGAAATTCCTGAAGTCTTGAAAAAGAAGCTTGAGGAAGACTGCTACTATATTAATAGAAGAAAAAGG ctaGTGAAGCTTCCTTGCCAGACAAATATAATAACCATCTTGGAGTCATATGTAAAACACTTTGCAattaatgctgctttttcagcCAATGAAAGGTCTCGGCACCATCAGATGACTCCACATGCTAATATGAATCTTCATTATGTGCCACCAGAGAAGAA tGTCGAGCTATGTAAAGAGATGGTGGATGGGCTGAGAATAACCTTTGACTTCACACTTCCCTTAATTTTGCTCTATCCTTATGAACAAGCTCAATTTAAGAAGGTGACTTCATCAAAATTCTTTCTTCCTATCAAAGAAAACTCAACAAATACTAACAG AAGTCAGGAGGAACTTTCCCCAAGCCCTCCTCTGCTGAATCCACCCACGCCTCAGTCGACTGACAGCCAGCCCACCACAGGGGAGCCAGCCACACCGAAGAGGCGAAAAGCTGAGCCCGAAATCCTGCAGTCGCTGAGGCGTTCGACGCGCCACAGCTCCAACTGTGACAGGTTATCAGAGAGCAGCGCGTCCCCGCAGCCGAAACGGCGGCACCTCGACACCCCCGCCTCTATGCCAAAGCTCTTCTTGCACCTGGAAAAAA aaacCCCTGTCCATAGCGGGTCATCTTCACCCATAACTTTGACTCCTAGCAAAGAAGGGAGCACGGTGTTTACTGGCTTTGAAGGTAGAAGAAACAACGAATTGAATGAG GTTTTGTCCTGGAAATTGATGCCAGAGAATTATCCACCAAGTGATCAACCACCACCTCCCTCATATATCTATGGATCTCAACATTTGCTGAGGATGTTTG TAAAACTGCCAGAAATACTGGGGAAGATGTGTTTTCCTGACAAAAACCTAAAGGCTTTAGTAAAACACTTCGAGATGTTTCTGAG GTTTTTAGCAGAATACCATGATGATTTCTTCCCAGAATCTGCTTATGTAGCTGCATGTGAAGCCTACTACAGTACTAAAAATCCTCGGGCCATCTACTGA
- the MSL3 gene encoding male-specific lethal 3 homolog isoform X1 gives MTSRGMKFKFHRGERVLCFEPDPTKAKVLYDAKIVDIVVGKDEKGRKIPEYLIHFNGWNRSWDRWAAEDHVLRDTDENRRLQRKLARKAVARMRRKGRKKRRCRLPGVDSVLKSLPAEENDESSENSISSSSSDDTDEGTDEEIKSEESDIDERTEMKEEQDTHTKRDMEERAISIEIPEVLKKKLEEDCYYINRRKRLVKLPCQTNIITILESYVKHFAINAAFSANERSRHHQMTPHANMNLHYVPPEKNVELCKEMVDGLRITFDFTLPLILLYPYEQAQFKKVTSSKFFLPIKENSTNTNSQEELSPSPPLLNPPTPQSTDSQPTTGEPATPKRRKAEPEILQSLRRSTRHSSNCDRLSESSASPQPKRRHLDTPASMPKLFLHLEKKTPVHSGSSSPITLTPSKEGSTVFTGFEGRRNNELNEVLSWKLMPENYPPSDQPPPPSYIYGSQHLLRMFVKLPEILGKMCFPDKNLKALVKHFEMFLRFLAEYHDDFFPESAYVAACEAYYSTKNPRAIY, from the exons ATGACCTCGCGGGGAATGAAATTTAAGTTCCATCGGGGAGAGAGAGTTCTCTGCTTCGAGCCTGACCCCACCAAAGCCAAAGTGCTCTATGATGCCAAG ATTGTTGATATTGTTGTTGGAAAAGatgagaaaggcagaaagattCCAGAATATCTGATCCATTTTAATGGTTGGAACAGAAG CTGGGATAGATGGGCAGCTGAAGATCATGTTCTTCGGGATACAGACGAAAACCGCAGATTACAACGTAAATTGGCACGGAAGGCTGTGGCTCGCAT gagaagaaagggaagaaagaagagacGCTGCAGGTTGCCTGGTGTTGACTCTGTGTTAAAAAGCCTTCCTGCTGAAGAAAATGATGAGAGTAGCGAAAACT CTATAAGTAGTTCTTCTTCTGATGACACTGATGAAGGAAcagatgaagaaataaagaGTGAAGAAAGTGACATAGATGAGAGGACAGAAATG AAAGAAGAACAAGACACTCATACAAAAAGGGACATGGAAGAAAGAGCAATAAGCATAGAAATTCCTGAAGTCTTGAAAAAGAAGCTTGAGGAAGACTGCTACTATATTAATAGAAGAAAAAGG ctaGTGAAGCTTCCTTGCCAGACAAATATAATAACCATCTTGGAGTCATATGTAAAACACTTTGCAattaatgctgctttttcagcCAATGAAAGGTCTCGGCACCATCAGATGACTCCACATGCTAATATGAATCTTCATTATGTGCCACCAGAGAAGAA tGTCGAGCTATGTAAAGAGATGGTGGATGGGCTGAGAATAACCTTTGACTTCACACTTCCCTTAATTTTGCTCTATCCTTATGAACAAGCTCAATTTAAGAAGGTGACTTCATCAAAATTCTTTCTTCCTATCAAAGAAAACTCAACAAATACTAACAG TCAGGAGGAACTTTCCCCAAGCCCTCCTCTGCTGAATCCACCCACGCCTCAGTCGACTGACAGCCAGCCCACCACAGGGGAGCCAGCCACACCGAAGAGGCGAAAAGCTGAGCCCGAAATCCTGCAGTCGCTGAGGCGTTCGACGCGCCACAGCTCCAACTGTGACAGGTTATCAGAGAGCAGCGCGTCCCCGCAGCCGAAACGGCGGCACCTCGACACCCCCGCCTCTATGCCAAAGCTCTTCTTGCACCTGGAAAAAA aaacCCCTGTCCATAGCGGGTCATCTTCACCCATAACTTTGACTCCTAGCAAAGAAGGGAGCACGGTGTTTACTGGCTTTGAAGGTAGAAGAAACAACGAATTGAATGAG GTTTTGTCCTGGAAATTGATGCCAGAGAATTATCCACCAAGTGATCAACCACCACCTCCCTCATATATCTATGGATCTCAACATTTGCTGAGGATGTTTG TAAAACTGCCAGAAATACTGGGGAAGATGTGTTTTCCTGACAAAAACCTAAAGGCTTTAGTAAAACACTTCGAGATGTTTCTGAG GTTTTTAGCAGAATACCATGATGATTTCTTCCCAGAATCTGCTTATGTAGCTGCATGTGAAGCCTACTACAGTACTAAAAATCCTCGGGCCATCTACTGA
- the MSL3 gene encoding male-specific lethal 3 homolog isoform X2, which translates to MRRKGRKKRRCRLPGVDSVLKSLPAEENDESSENSISSSSSDDTDEGTDEEIKSEESDIDERTEMKEEQDTHTKRDMEERAISIEIPEVLKKKLEEDCYYINRRKRLVKLPCQTNIITILESYVKHFAINAAFSANERSRHHQMTPHANMNLHYVPPEKNVELCKEMVDGLRITFDFTLPLILLYPYEQAQFKKVTSSKFFLPIKENSTNTNRSQEELSPSPPLLNPPTPQSTDSQPTTGEPATPKRRKAEPEILQSLRRSTRHSSNCDRLSESSASPQPKRRHLDTPASMPKLFLHLEKKTPVHSGSSSPITLTPSKEGSTVFTGFEGRRNNELNEVLSWKLMPENYPPSDQPPPPSYIYGSQHLLRMFVKLPEILGKMCFPDKNLKALVKHFEMFLRFLAEYHDDFFPESAYVAACEAYYSTKNPRAIY; encoded by the exons AT gagaagaaagggaagaaagaagagacGCTGCAGGTTGCCTGGTGTTGACTCTGTGTTAAAAAGCCTTCCTGCTGAAGAAAATGATGAGAGTAGCGAAAACT CTATAAGTAGTTCTTCTTCTGATGACACTGATGAAGGAAcagatgaagaaataaagaGTGAAGAAAGTGACATAGATGAGAGGACAGAAATG AAAGAAGAACAAGACACTCATACAAAAAGGGACATGGAAGAAAGAGCAATAAGCATAGAAATTCCTGAAGTCTTGAAAAAGAAGCTTGAGGAAGACTGCTACTATATTAATAGAAGAAAAAGG ctaGTGAAGCTTCCTTGCCAGACAAATATAATAACCATCTTGGAGTCATATGTAAAACACTTTGCAattaatgctgctttttcagcCAATGAAAGGTCTCGGCACCATCAGATGACTCCACATGCTAATATGAATCTTCATTATGTGCCACCAGAGAAGAA tGTCGAGCTATGTAAAGAGATGGTGGATGGGCTGAGAATAACCTTTGACTTCACACTTCCCTTAATTTTGCTCTATCCTTATGAACAAGCTCAATTTAAGAAGGTGACTTCATCAAAATTCTTTCTTCCTATCAAAGAAAACTCAACAAATACTAACAG AAGTCAGGAGGAACTTTCCCCAAGCCCTCCTCTGCTGAATCCACCCACGCCTCAGTCGACTGACAGCCAGCCCACCACAGGGGAGCCAGCCACACCGAAGAGGCGAAAAGCTGAGCCCGAAATCCTGCAGTCGCTGAGGCGTTCGACGCGCCACAGCTCCAACTGTGACAGGTTATCAGAGAGCAGCGCGTCCCCGCAGCCGAAACGGCGGCACCTCGACACCCCCGCCTCTATGCCAAAGCTCTTCTTGCACCTGGAAAAAA aaacCCCTGTCCATAGCGGGTCATCTTCACCCATAACTTTGACTCCTAGCAAAGAAGGGAGCACGGTGTTTACTGGCTTTGAAGGTAGAAGAAACAACGAATTGAATGAG GTTTTGTCCTGGAAATTGATGCCAGAGAATTATCCACCAAGTGATCAACCACCACCTCCCTCATATATCTATGGATCTCAACATTTGCTGAGGATGTTTG TAAAACTGCCAGAAATACTGGGGAAGATGTGTTTTCCTGACAAAAACCTAAAGGCTTTAGTAAAACACTTCGAGATGTTTCTGAG GTTTTTAGCAGAATACCATGATGATTTCTTCCCAGAATCTGCTTATGTAGCTGCATGTGAAGCCTACTACAGTACTAAAAATCCTCGGGCCATCTACTGA